The sequence TGGTTCATACTCGGCTCGCTTGTGGGAATCGTGGCGGGCTTAGGCGCGATTATTTTCTTCCTGATGCTTCAGGGATGCTCGTATATCTTCCTCGACTACATCGGCGGCATGAGGGTGGAGGAGACGGCGGGAGAACCTGCTTTCTTCGGTCATGCGGCAACTCAGTTCAACAGATGGATAGTCCTCTTCCTCCCCGCTCTCGGGGGGCTTATCAGCGGTTTTCTCGTGTATAAGTTCGCACCGGAAGCGGAAGGGCACGGCACTGACGCCGCCATAAAAGCGATTCACCATAAAAACGGCTATATAAAATGGAACGTCCCGCTGATCAAAACCTTAGCAAGCTCCATAACCATCGGAACAGGCGGTTCCGGCGGGCGTGAGGGTCCTATAGCGCAGATAGGCGCAGGCTTCGGTTCCTTTCTCGGAAGAGTGCTGAACCTCACCGACAGGGAGAAACGCATACTGACAGCCGCTGGCATGGGAGCGGGCGTGGGCGCCATATTCCGCTCACCTCTGGCGGGCGCGATCTTCGCTGCGGAAGTGCTTTACAGCAGTTCGGACATGGAGTTTGAAGTCCTTCTGCCATCAACCATAACATCAATCATAGCCTACTCAATATTCTGCTCTTTCTTCGGTTGGGATCCGCTGTTCGCCACTCCGGGCTTCCGGTTTGACAGCCCGCTGGAGCTCGCCGGATATACAATACTCGGTTTTGCCTGCGCCTTCTTCGGCTGGCTTTACGTCAACACCTTTTACCGCATCCGTGATTTTTTCAAGGTAATGAAGCTTTCTCCTTATCTCAAGCCCGCCCTCGGCGGTCTGCTCACGGGGATAATCGGTTTCTGGCTTCCTGAGGCTATAGGCGGCGGCTACGCCAATATAGAGCTGGCGATGAACGTTCACCTGAGCATCCTGCTCTTGTTCGTGCTGATATTCGCCAAGATACTCACCACCTCCTTCAGCATAGGCAGCGGCGGCAGCGCCGGCATTTTCGGGCCCTCCATGGT is a genomic window of Geovibrio thiophilus containing:
- a CDS encoding chloride channel protein gives rise to the protein MFKFRLKEFNLPVIGRWFILGSLVGIVAGLGAIIFFLMLQGCSYIFLDYIGGMRVEETAGEPAFFGHAATQFNRWIVLFLPALGGLISGFLVYKFAPEAEGHGTDAAIKAIHHKNGYIKWNVPLIKTLASSITIGTGGSGGREGPIAQIGAGFGSFLGRVLNLTDREKRILTAAGMGAGVGAIFRSPLAGAIFAAEVLYSSSDMEFEVLLPSTITSIIAYSIFCSFFGWDPLFATPGFRFDSPLELAGYTILGFACAFFGWLYVNTFYRIRDFFKVMKLSPYLKPALGGLLTGIIGFWLPEAIGGGYANIELAMNVHLSILLLFVLIFAKILTTSFSIGSGGSAGIFGPSMVIGASVGGFIGLALNMTLPVIAPEPGAYVVVGMAGFFAGIASAPLSTIIMVSEMTGNYHLLVPSMWVSTLTFLLLRKTTMYRSQVEFRSDSPIHKGEFFLQVLQDIRVKDIMRPDPIVIREDMRFSDIVHFISATKHNNFPVVKENGELVGVLLFEEIREFVFEEGLESIVVAGEVCEKDIPVIKPANNLADAIEMIGFKNIELLPVVDTDKDNILIGIITRRDIISTYNKVLRKRKFENEQEADF